CTCTTCCATCCGCCTCCGTCGTGAGGTTTCATATAAGCAGGAAAACCAATGTAATTAAAAATATACTCCCAATCTAAAGGAGCTACCAGGTTTCTAAAAGAAGTGTCCGAGGTATTGTCGGGCCTTACTTTTGAAGGTAACAGTACGGTTTTAGGAACAGGAATCCCCAACTGCATCGCCAAACAATTATTAAAAAATTTTTCATCTGCACTCCACCAAAATGGATTATTAATCACCGTGGTTCCCAATAAGGCCGCATTTTTTAAATAGGCCCTGTAAAAAGGTACTTCTTGTGAAATTCTATCCACTATAACATGGTAACCATAGTCGATACCTTGTTGTACTTTATCAATTTTAACAGCTTCTGCAATTACTTTTCCATTCCCTAATTCGTTTACTTTATCAATAAAGGCCCATGGAAACGTATCTTCCATGCCGAATAATATTCCTACTTTTTTTACCATTTTTTCTAATGTTTTTAGTTCTTAAAAATAATTTTCTATGTATTCCGGAAATACCATTTTCCACAAAGGCCAATCATGCGATATCCATTTTTTTTCATCATACCAATGGGTAATGCCTTTTTCATTTAAAATAGCAGACATTCGTTTATTTTTGTCAAGACAAATATCCCAGTCAGAAGTGCTTAAAACAATCTGCATATGTTCAAATTTCCAGCCTTCCTCATGTTGCATAAATTCATCTGGACAATTATAATAAATACGCATATCATCTAAGAGCGGTGTCATATTTCTTATGCTAAAAGCGGCACTCATGGCTATTAAATGACTCACTAGATCGGGGAATCTAAAAGCGGTATTGGCGGCATGGTATCCTCCAAAACTTACCCCCGCAACCGCAATTCTGTGCACGTTACACTCTTTCTGAATGTAGGGTATTAATTCATCTTTCAAAAACTGCATATACAATTCATAGTTGTGTATTTTTGTTGCAGAATCCATATGGTCATCATAAAACGAAATCATATCAATCGTTTCGACATTATATAGCTTAATACGCCCTTGGTCTACATACTTCATTACCGATGCAGATAAGCCAAAATCTGTATTTTGTGTATATTGCCCCCCTGAAGAAGGAAACATTAAAATAGGGTAGCCCCAGTGACCCGAAATTTCCAAATTAATATTTCTTCCTAAGGTATTTGAATAATAAGGAATGTGATTTATGTTTGCCATCGTACTTTTATTAAATATAGCCTAAATATTTTATTTTTTAATGTCAAAGAGCCATTTAATTAATAAATAGTCTTAAAATACCATAGTATTCTTAAAAAAGAAAACGCACATTATAAAATATAATAATGAATTTTGAAATTGATTACATAAGTGCTAAAGGAGGATTTTTTTCAGCTTCCTTACATAGAAAAGTAACTTTTAGATTAGTTGCACCTTCTATGTATACCCATGCAAGCCATACGTTTCCTGTACTATTGATGAATGATGGTCAGGATTACACAAATATGCATTTAGAAAAAATCTTAACTGCCGCTTTCAACGATAAGAAAATTTCTCCATTTGTTTATGTAGGTATTGAGGCTAATGAAAACCGAATTCAAGAATATGGAACAAGCATTTCGGCTGATTTTAAAGGAAGAGGCTCAAAAGCACATGATTATGCGAAATTTATTGTTGAGGAATTCATTCCTTTTTTACAAAAAGAGTACAAAATCTCAACAAACAATGAAGATTGGGTGTATGCGGGCATGTCATTAGGGGGCTTATCGGCCATGGATATTGTTTTAAATCATTCTCATAAATTTGGAAAAGTTGGAGTTTTTAGTGGTTCTTTTTGGTGGCGAAACAAGGCCTATATAAAAAATGATAAGGCAGATCGAAGCAGACTAATTTTAGAAGTCATAAAGAATTCAAGGTTCGCCTCTCATCTTAAATTTTGGTTTCAGTGCGGGTCTGAAGATGAAAAAGCGGATAGAAATGGCAATGGGATTATTGACGCTATTGATGACACACAAGAGGTCATAAAAGAATTGAAATTAAAAGGCTATAAAGCACCGAAAGCAATTAGCTATGTAGAAATTTCGGGAGGTAAACACGATTTGCATACGTGGAGTCAGGCATTTCCAAAATTTATCCGTTGGGCATTTGGCAAATAGTAATACATCACTTTTGTTTCTGAGCGATAAACGCTTGTACTATTTTTTCTGCTTTCTCTTTATCAACTTCTTGTACAGACAATCTTATTGTAGATTGTGTTCCGCCCACAAAACCAGCAATAACACCTGAGTTCTGTTCATTTTTTTCTATAACACCAATTCCCGCCTCTTCCAATAAGCCTTTTAAAAGAATTACTGATACTTGGTTTCCGCTATAAATCTTAGTGTACTTATTGCTATCACTCATAAACTATGTTTTTTTAAAGATATTGTTTCTATCGTATTTAAGACTATACTTTAATAAAAATTTGTCTTTTGTACAAAAAATAGGCTAGCCCTAAGTAAAAACTTGTAACCGACAGCGCATAGAGCAAGGATGAGGCTTGCAAAGAGATCCCCTCGTATACATAAAAGGTGTGAAATAACCATGAATGGATTGAAGTTCCGGAAGCATCAACCTTTATAAGTCCAAACAACTTAGCTATAAAACTTGATACAAAGAAAACAGCAATGGCATTTGCTCCTGCATACCTAAAGGCAGTCCCAAATTTTATTTTTTTGATGTCTGTACAATAATAAATTAGGGCTAAAATTAAATTAGACCATCCCGCCGTGACTAGAACAAAACTACTTGACCATAGCGCTTTATTAATTGGAAAAATAAGATCCCAAAAATGACCAATCAGCAGTAATGATCCACCAATACCCATTAAAATAGTGGCCTTTTTTTCTTGTTTTGAATTTAAAATTAGCCCTGTAAAAATGCCTAAAATACAACTTGCTACAGCAGGAATGGTACTTAAAAACCCTTCTGGATCGAAGTCTTTTTTCCACATATGGTTACCTAAAACTTTCAAATCTATATAATTTGCTAAATTATTAGGAGCCCTTTCAAAAGTAGATGCTACGCCTTCGACAGGAATAAAACCCATAGCTAACCAATAGCCTATTAAAATAAAAATGGTGATTGAGATTAGTGTCTTCCACTTAAAATTAATGAATAGTATGGATGTGATAAAGAAAACAACCCCTATTCGCTGTAAAACTCCCGGAAATCTAATACTTGAAAATTCCTTAAAAAAAGGAAACGTAATGGTAAAAGCCCCCAGAAAAAGTCCCAGTGCTATTAGTTTTAAACTTCTGACTGTAATTTTTTTATAGGTATTTGCAGTTGCTGTTTTGTTTTGATACGCAAAGGCGATAGAAGTGCCCACAATAAATAAAAAAAAGGGAAAAACTAAATCTGTTGGGGTATAGCCATGCCAATCCGCATGTAAAAAAGGAGCATAAACGGCGCCCCATGTACCTGGATTGTTTACTAGGATCATTAAGACAATGGTCATTCCTCTAAAAATATCAACCGCTACAATCCGATTTTTCATTGCTGATCTTTTTTACTGCGTTTAAAGTTAACTATTTTACTTTAGTTTGATATACACCTCGCAGTAGATACACCATCCTATAATATTTAGAAAGGGGGTACTCCTTCATTATATTTCTTTTTGTCTTTCCTTAGCGAAGCTATGGGCCTTACAACGTTTGGCATAAAATAACAAACTAATGGTCGGCGAATCCTAAAAAATCTAAATCAGTTCAATACTTTTGCTTTTTAACCTTAATAAAAAACTTTCGGTGTTCTACGCATTAGCTGCAAATACAACAACAACTTCATGGGTTTTGGCCTTTTTGGCAGCGTTTATTTTAGGTATTTCAAAGTCTGGAATTAAAGGAATTGCTATCATCATTGTAACGCTTATGGCCCTTGCGTTTGGAGCTAAAGAATCTACTGGTTTAATTGTTCCTTTATTAATTGTCGGCGATATTTTTGCGGTAATCTATTACAACCGTCACGCCCAATGGAATTATATTGTTAGATTTTTACCATGGATGGTATTTGGGGTTTTAATCGGCGTTTTTATAGGGAAAGACTTGGATGAAGAAACCTTTAAATACGGAATGTCTTTTATTATTCTCGGGAGTGTTATTATAATGTATTGGTGGGATCAACGTAGCTCTAAAAACGTTCCAACGCATTGGGCTTTTGGTAGTTCTATAGGTATCTTGGCTGGGATTACCACTATGATTGGAAACCTTGCTGGCGCATTTTCCAACATTTTTTTCTTGGCGATGCGATTACCTAAAAATGAATTTATTGGTACGGCAGCTTGGTTATTTTTTATTGTCAATGTTTTTAAACTGCCGTTTCATGTTTTCGTTTGGCACACCATCACTCCAGAAACCTTACTCATAAATCTAAAATTAGTTCCTGCCATTGCAGTGGGACTATTTGTGGGTGTGCGCTTAGTTAAAATCATAAAAGATGGCTTTTACCGGAAAATGATTCTTGTTTTAACGGCTTTAGGCGCCTTATTGATTTTACTTCAATAATCCCTACTTGGTGCTAAGCGAGAGCCTCATAAAACCTCGTGATTAAAATGCGAAACTATCCAAATCCCAAAGAAGGGGCAACACAAAATACACTATAAGGGTTAGTAAAATTATAGATATTAAATTCATCCAAAATCCTGCTTTTATCATATCGGCAATTTTTAAGTAGCCAGACCCAAATACTACTGCGTTTGGTGGCGTTGCTACCGGGAGCATAAAAGCACAAGATGCTGCAACGGTAGTAGCTACCATTAATATAAACGGATTTACATTGAGGTTTAAGGCTATAGGAGCTAAAATGGGCATCAGCATGGCGGTCGTCGCTAAGTTTGAGGTTACTTCCGTTAAGAAATTTACTGCAGCTATGATGATTAAAATTAACAAGAAAAAAGATAACCCTTCTAATAATCCCATTTGATTGC
The sequence above is drawn from the Cellulophaga sp. Hel_I_12 genome and encodes:
- a CDS encoding alpha/beta hydrolase-fold protein, with the protein product MANINHIPYYSNTLGRNINLEISGHWGYPILMFPSSGGQYTQNTDFGLSASVMKYVDQGRIKLYNVETIDMISFYDDHMDSATKIHNYELYMQFLKDELIPYIQKECNVHRIAVAGVSFGGYHAANTAFRFPDLVSHLIAMSAAFSIRNMTPLLDDMRIYYNCPDEFMQHEEGWKFEHMQIVLSTSDWDICLDKNKRMSAILNEKGITHWYDEKKWISHDWPLWKMVFPEYIENYF
- a CDS encoding esterase family protein yields the protein MNFEIDYISAKGGFFSASLHRKVTFRLVAPSMYTHASHTFPVLLMNDGQDYTNMHLEKILTAAFNDKKISPFVYVGIEANENRIQEYGTSISADFKGRGSKAHDYAKFIVEEFIPFLQKEYKISTNNEDWVYAGMSLGGLSAMDIVLNHSHKFGKVGVFSGSFWWRNKAYIKNDKADRSRLILEVIKNSRFASHLKFWFQCGSEDEKADRNGNGIIDAIDDTQEVIKELKLKGYKAPKAISYVEISGGKHDLHTWSQAFPKFIRWAFGK
- a CDS encoding DUF2007 domain-containing protein produces the protein MSDSNKYTKIYSGNQVSVILLKGLLEEAGIGVIEKNEQNSGVIAGFVGGTQSTIRLSVQEVDKEKAEKIVQAFIAQKQK
- a CDS encoding acyltransferase family protein — protein: MKNRIVAVDIFRGMTIVLMILVNNPGTWGAVYAPFLHADWHGYTPTDLVFPFFLFIVGTSIAFAYQNKTATANTYKKITVRSLKLIALGLFLGAFTITFPFFKEFSSIRFPGVLQRIGVVFFITSILFINFKWKTLISITIFILIGYWLAMGFIPVEGVASTFERAPNNLANYIDLKVLGNHMWKKDFDPEGFLSTIPAVASCILGIFTGLILNSKQEKKATILMGIGGSLLLIGHFWDLIFPINKALWSSSFVLVTAGWSNLILALIYYCTDIKKIKFGTAFRYAGANAIAVFFVSSFIAKLFGLIKVDASGTSIHSWLFHTFYVYEGISLQASSLLYALSVTSFYLGLAYFLYKRQIFIKV
- a CDS encoding sulfite exporter TauE/SafE family protein; the protein is MFYALAANTTTTSWVLAFLAAFILGISKSGIKGIAIIIVTLMALAFGAKESTGLIVPLLIVGDIFAVIYYNRHAQWNYIVRFLPWMVFGVLIGVFIGKDLDEETFKYGMSFIILGSVIIMYWWDQRSSKNVPTHWAFGSSIGILAGITTMIGNLAGAFSNIFFLAMRLPKNEFIGTAAWLFFIVNVFKLPFHVFVWHTITPETLLINLKLVPAIAVGLFVGVRLVKIIKDGFYRKMILVLTALGALLILLQ